The following are from one region of the Solidesulfovibrio sp. genome:
- a CDS encoding DsrE family protein, protein MAKFLFALSRGPEDPVRAVRAFFLAKVAANKGHEVTVFLLDDAVYWSNLSMAEKVRIPTGDALIDQIRALQEKGVRILVCKPCAEARLISGDDLPPNFAISTAPDMIDIAAEAKVFSF, encoded by the coding sequence ATGGCGAAATTTCTGTTTGCCTTGTCCCGTGGCCCGGAGGATCCGGTCCGGGCGGTGCGGGCTTTTTTCCTGGCCAAGGTCGCGGCCAACAAGGGGCATGAGGTCACGGTGTTTCTGCTCGACGACGCGGTGTATTGGAGCAACTTGAGCATGGCCGAGAAGGTGCGCATTCCCACCGGCGACGCCTTGATCGACCAGATCCGGGCCTTGCAGGAAAAGGGCGTGCGGATTCTGGTGTGCAAGCCCTGCGCCGAGGCCCGGCTCATCAGTGGGGACGACCTGCCGCCAAACTTCGCGATCAGCACCGCCCCGGACATGATCGACATCGCCGCAGAGGCCAAAGTCTTTTCGTTTTAA